One region of Flavobacterium sp. GSB-24 genomic DNA includes:
- a CDS encoding TrmH family RNA methyltransferase has translation MQLTHEENQFERKTFPITLVCDHIYFQQNIGSLFRISEAFGVENIIFFGKDIPLTPRKINKTSRSTHLHVPHSVIEDFTDLQSFLIDNDFEIIALEIALTSKPLKEVVIPENKKIALLIGSEINGISDELLKLSHQIVHINMFGKNSSMNVVQAASIALYELTCK, from the coding sequence ATGCAGCTTACTCACGAAGAAAATCAATTTGAAAGAAAAACATTTCCCATCACTTTAGTTTGTGATCATATTTACTTTCAACAGAATATTGGTTCTTTATTCAGAATTTCTGAAGCTTTTGGAGTAGAAAATATTATCTTTTTTGGAAAGGATATTCCGCTGACACCTCGTAAAATCAATAAAACTTCTCGAAGCACTCATCTTCATGTGCCTCATTCTGTGATTGAAGATTTTACCGACCTTCAATCTTTTCTGATCGATAATGATTTTGAAATTATTGCATTAGAAATTGCCTTAACTAGTAAACCCTTAAAAGAAGTCGTTATTCCAGAAAACAAAAAAATCGCTCTTTTGATAGGAAGCGAAATCAATGGAATCTCAGACGAACTTTTAAAGCTTTCACACCAAATTGTCCATATTAATATGTTTGGAAAAAACAGCAGTATGAATGTGGTTCAGGCTGCGAGTATTGCACTTTACGAGCTTACGTGTAAATAA
- a CDS encoding DUF4159 domain-containing protein has translation MKKIFLLFLLVSVSSFSQEIALLKYSGGGDWYANPTSLPNLISFCNANIYTRIKSKPSTVEPSNPDLFSYPFVHMTGHGNVVFSDSDVTNLRNYLTAGGFLHIDDNYGMDQFIRKEIKKIFPNNNLVEIPASHPIFQKPFPFPNGLPKIHEHDGTRPQAFGIFIENKLVLLYTYECDLGDGWEDAEVHNDPANVRDKALKMGANIINYIFTN, from the coding sequence ATGAAAAAAATATTTCTTTTGTTTTTATTGGTTTCAGTTTCTTCATTTTCACAAGAAATTGCTTTGCTTAAATACAGCGGAGGCGGCGACTGGTATGCCAATCCAACATCACTGCCTAATCTAATCAGTTTTTGCAATGCTAATATTTATACCCGTATAAAAAGCAAACCTTCGACTGTTGAGCCAAGTAATCCTGATTTATTTTCTTATCCTTTTGTGCACATGACAGGACACGGAAATGTAGTTTTCAGCGATTCTGATGTTACCAATCTTAGAAATTACTTAACAGCTGGCGGTTTCTTGCATATTGATGATAATTACGGAATGGATCAATTTATTAGAAAAGAGATCAAAAAAATATTTCCGAATAATAATTTAGTTGAAATTCCTGCAAGTCATCCTATTTTTCAAAAACCATTTCCATTCCCAAACGGATTGCCAAAAATTCACGAACATGACGGAACTCGTCCGCAAGCGTTTGGTATTTTTATCGAAAATAAATTGGTCTTGCTTTATACCTACGAATGCGATTTGGGCGATGGCTGGGAAGATGCTGAAGTTCATAATGATCCAGCAAATGTTAGAGATAAAGCCCTTAAAATGGGTGCAAACATCATCAATTATATTTTTACTAATTAA
- a CDS encoding 16S rRNA (uracil(1498)-N(3))-methyltransferase, which yields MQLFFNPNIDESTQSFSFDKEESRHIIKVLRKKDSDILHVTNGSGLLFETQITLASDSKCIVEVLSITNAEKPKFHLHLAVAPTKMNDRFEWFLEKATEIGIQEITPIFCDRSERKVINKDRFEKIILSAMKQCNETFLPKLNEAISFKEFIKKQQKGLQLIAHCEETDKKSLKEVLKPSEDVTILIGPEGDFSEKEIALALENNYKPVTLGNTRLRTETAAVVACHSVVFFNEVPNN from the coding sequence ATGCAGTTATTTTTTAATCCGAATATAGACGAAAGCACTCAAAGTTTTTCTTTTGATAAAGAAGAGAGCCGTCATATTATAAAAGTTCTTAGAAAAAAAGATTCAGATATTCTGCATGTTACAAATGGTTCAGGATTATTGTTTGAAACCCAGATTACATTGGCTTCAGACAGTAAATGCATCGTTGAAGTACTTTCTATAACAAATGCCGAAAAACCTAAATTTCATTTACACTTAGCCGTCGCGCCAACTAAAATGAATGATCGTTTTGAGTGGTTTCTGGAAAAAGCAACTGAAATTGGAATTCAGGAAATTACCCCAATTTTTTGCGATCGTTCTGAACGAAAAGTGATTAATAAAGACCGTTTCGAGAAAATTATTCTTTCGGCAATGAAACAGTGCAACGAAACTTTTCTGCCAAAATTAAATGAAGCGATTTCGTTTAAGGAATTTATCAAAAAACAGCAAAAAGGTTTACAACTGATTGCGCATTGTGAAGAAACCGATAAAAAATCACTAAAAGAAGTCTTAAAACCAAGCGAAGATGTAACCATTTTAATTGGACCAGAAGGTGACTTTTCTGAGAAAGAAATTGCATTGGCATTAGAAAATAATTACAAGCCAGTAACTTTAGGAAACACACGTTTAAGAACAGAAACGGCAGCAGTTGTGGCTTGCCATAGTGTTGTTTTTTTTAATGAAGTTCCTAATAATTAA
- a CDS encoding zinc metalloprotease → MKKVIITTFAALMLFACQNEQSDSNSPDAVAASRRGCATQDVLEAQLKADPSLAIRMNEIEAFTAKHSLTNFTGRLVNGKIEIPVVVNVLYRTAAQNISDAQIQSQIDVLNKDFNALNSDFNNVPALFSGVKANIGITFVLDQIIRKSTTKTSWGTNDAMKKTAQGGLAPTSPTTKLNIWTCNIGGGILGYAQFPGGSSSTDGVVIDPRYFGLSGSANAPFNLGRTATHEVGHWMNLRHIWGDATCGSDLVADTPTHNAENYGVPAYPHYSTCSGNPVEMTMNYMDYVDDAAMYMFSTGQKNRIAAIFTTGGARASFAQ, encoded by the coding sequence ATGAAAAAAGTTATTATTACCACATTTGCAGCATTAATGCTCTTTGCTTGTCAAAATGAACAATCTGATTCTAACAGTCCAGATGCAGTAGCAGCTTCTCGCCGAGGATGTGCTACACAAGACGTTTTAGAAGCACAATTAAAAGCTGATCCTTCATTAGCTATTAGAATGAATGAGATTGAAGCATTTACTGCAAAACATTCTCTTACCAATTTTACAGGCCGTTTAGTAAATGGCAAAATCGAAATTCCAGTTGTAGTAAACGTTCTGTATAGAACTGCTGCACAAAATATTTCAGATGCACAAATTCAATCGCAGATTGACGTTTTAAACAAAGATTTTAATGCATTAAACTCTGATTTTAATAATGTACCTGCTTTATTCTCTGGAGTTAAAGCTAATATCGGAATTACATTTGTTTTAGATCAGATCATTAGAAAATCTACTACCAAAACTTCTTGGGGTACAAATGATGCCATGAAAAAAACAGCTCAAGGCGGACTTGCTCCTACTTCTCCAACAACTAAATTAAACATTTGGACTTGTAACATTGGAGGCGGAATTTTAGGTTACGCACAATTTCCTGGCGGATCTTCATCTACAGATGGGGTTGTTATTGACCCACGTTATTTTGGATTATCTGGTTCTGCAAATGCTCCATTTAACTTAGGAAGAACTGCTACTCACGAAGTTGGACACTGGATGAACTTACGTCATATCTGGGGAGATGCAACTTGCGGAAGCGACCTTGTTGCCGATACTCCTACTCATAACGCAGAAAACTATGGCGTTCCTGCTTATCCTCACTATAGTACTTGTTCAGGAAATCCTGTAGAAATGACTATGAACTACATGGATTATGTTGATGATGCTGCAATGTATATGTTCTCAACTGGACAAAAAAACAGAATAGCTGCAATATTCACAACTGGAGGTGCTAGAGCTTCATTTGCACAATAA